A part of Melittangium boletus DSM 14713 genomic DNA contains:
- a CDS encoding ATP-binding protein, which translates to MRDAQAINLSWLLRLRWGALFGQLAIILGVHLGLGLPQRLGPLFATVAVGAASNAALGLWVRRRERPIPEGLTWAVMALDVVLLTVLLELSGGASNPFSALYLVHIALAAVVLHEGWTWALMVLAAACFGELFVGAPAHHHIHDMRRHLEGMWAAFALAAGFIVYFVQRVTRALAAREAELVAARAAAARHDKLTALATLAAGAAHELSTPLSTIAVVARELERHLARAGQETSSLEDVRLIREQVARCRDILARMASDAGASQGESLAMLAPAALVEQALEALPGRERVLTEVDPRAREERELVSAHSFSQVIRGVVKNALQASASGAPVRLGLVREPQAWRLTVEDSGAGMAPDVLARAGEPFFTTKAPGEGMGLGLFLTRALLDQLGGQLVLDSTPGQGTRVTLTWPAGGLRQSAALSPEASRVQVAP; encoded by the coding sequence GTGCGTGACGCCCAGGCCATCAACCTGTCATGGCTCCTGCGGCTGCGCTGGGGAGCCCTCTTCGGGCAACTGGCGATCATCCTCGGGGTGCACCTGGGGCTGGGGCTGCCTCAACGGCTCGGACCGTTGTTCGCCACCGTCGCCGTGGGCGCCGCGAGCAACGCGGCGCTCGGGCTGTGGGTCCGGCGGCGCGAGCGGCCCATCCCCGAGGGGCTGACGTGGGCGGTGATGGCGTTGGACGTGGTGCTGCTCACGGTGCTGCTGGAGCTGAGCGGGGGTGCCTCCAATCCCTTCAGCGCGCTGTATCTGGTGCACATCGCGCTCGCGGCGGTGGTGCTACACGAGGGGTGGACGTGGGCGCTCATGGTGCTGGCCGCCGCCTGCTTCGGCGAGCTGTTCGTGGGTGCGCCGGCGCACCACCACATCCACGACATGCGCAGGCACCTGGAGGGCATGTGGGCGGCGTTCGCGCTGGCCGCGGGCTTCATCGTCTACTTCGTGCAGCGGGTGACGCGGGCGTTGGCGGCGCGCGAGGCGGAGCTGGTGGCGGCGCGGGCGGCGGCGGCGCGGCATGACAAGCTGACGGCCCTGGCCACGCTGGCCGCGGGCGCCGCGCACGAGCTGTCCACTCCCCTGTCCACCATCGCCGTGGTGGCGCGCGAGCTGGAGCGGCACCTGGCGCGCGCGGGGCAGGAGACGTCCTCGCTGGAGGACGTGCGGCTCATCCGCGAGCAGGTGGCGCGCTGCCGGGACATCCTCGCGCGCATGGCGTCCGACGCGGGGGCGAGTCAGGGCGAGTCCCTGGCGATGCTCGCGCCCGCGGCGCTGGTGGAGCAGGCGCTCGAGGCGCTTCCGGGGCGCGAGCGGGTGCTCACCGAGGTGGACCCCCGGGCACGCGAGGAGCGCGAGCTCGTCTCCGCGCACTCCTTCTCCCAGGTCATCCGGGGCGTGGTGAAGAACGCCCTGCAGGCCTCGGCATCTGGCGCTCCCGTGCGGCTCGGGCTCGTGCGCGAGCCCCAGGCGTGGCGGCTCACCGTGGAGGACTCGGGGGCGGGCATGGCGCCGGACGTGCTCGCGCGGGCCGGAGAGCCCTTCTTCACCACCAAGGCCCCGGGCGAGGGCATGGGCCTGGGGCTCTTCCTCACCCGCGCCCTGTTGGATCAGCTCGGGGGCCAACTGGTGCTGGACTCCACCCCGGGACAGGGCACGCGCGTGACGCTGACGTGGCCGGCCGGTGGGCTGCGACAATCCGCCGCGTTGTCTCCCGAGGCCTCCCGGGTGCAAGTGGCTCCATGA
- a CDS encoding zinc ribbon domain-containing protein, whose translation MKYFCEACERLVPPASVRMEDGLLVVKCSRCKVEMRGAPETDESRAPRPAAVAAAKESEPESVISLALDDAEPDPIEYEPTRRMVVPAELLAAIQAEAEESRRKAKDNDKGKDKDKGPKDKKAPMPVLTPALESKPQRAPEPVKVHERVRTPAPMRAAEPVKTPAPAPSREKSPDKSSRQSAPEPAAGANLTVLKLSEVKARTTSSESVPAPPRSEPEPAPAPAPEPERSPGPNLRVVRDSGQEPAVPPAAAASGPEDPFMPPSGFCPKCIGTRKEGAAVCPHCGLDFSRFKPDELRPSPTVASTWLGVVELWETRSAHDKVLALASERGELPALGRLYRIRLARHPDDPIAHRGREEVVRLASAGSLLMPTPPPDKRTKIRVAVLGAVFFLLLVVAVSIGVKVRQMMAGGSP comes from the coding sequence GTGAAGTACTTCTGTGAGGCTTGTGAGCGGCTCGTCCCCCCGGCATCGGTCCGGATGGAGGATGGTCTGCTCGTGGTCAAGTGCTCGCGCTGCAAGGTGGAGATGCGGGGCGCGCCCGAGACGGATGAGAGCCGGGCTCCCCGTCCCGCCGCGGTGGCCGCCGCCAAGGAGTCCGAGCCGGAGTCGGTCATCTCCCTCGCCCTGGACGACGCCGAGCCCGATCCCATCGAGTACGAGCCCACCCGGCGCATGGTGGTCCCCGCGGAGCTCCTGGCCGCGATCCAGGCCGAGGCCGAGGAGAGCCGCCGCAAGGCGAAGGACAACGACAAGGGCAAGGACAAGGACAAGGGCCCCAAGGACAAGAAGGCGCCCATGCCCGTCCTGACGCCCGCCCTGGAGTCCAAGCCCCAGCGCGCACCCGAGCCGGTGAAGGTGCACGAGCGCGTGAGGACGCCCGCGCCCATGCGGGCCGCGGAGCCGGTGAAGACGCCCGCGCCGGCCCCCTCCCGGGAGAAGTCCCCGGACAAGTCCTCGCGGCAGAGCGCGCCCGAGCCCGCGGCGGGCGCGAACCTGACGGTGTTGAAGCTCTCGGAGGTGAAGGCGCGCACCACGTCGTCCGAGTCCGTTCCGGCCCCGCCCCGGTCCGAGCCCGAACCCGCGCCCGCACCGGCTCCCGAGCCCGAGCGTTCGCCAGGGCCCAATCTGCGCGTGGTGCGTGACAGTGGTCAGGAGCCCGCCGTGCCTCCGGCCGCCGCCGCCTCGGGGCCGGAAGATCCCTTCATGCCGCCGTCGGGCTTCTGCCCCAAGTGCATCGGCACGCGCAAGGAGGGCGCCGCGGTGTGCCCTCACTGCGGACTCGACTTCTCGCGCTTCAAGCCCGACGAGCTGCGGCCCTCGCCCACGGTGGCCTCCACGTGGCTCGGGGTGGTGGAGCTGTGGGAGACGAGGAGCGCGCATGACAAGGTGCTCGCGCTGGCCTCGGAGCGCGGGGAACTGCCCGCGCTCGGGCGGCTCTACCGCATCCGTCTGGCGCGCCATCCGGACGATCCCATCGCTCATCGGGGGCGCGAGGAGGTGGTGCGGTTGGCCTCGGCGGGTTCACTGCTCATGCCCACGCCGCCGCCGGACAAGCGCACGAAGATCCGCGTGGCGGTCCTGGGCGCGGTGTTCTTCCTCCTGCTGGTCGTCGCCGTGTCCATTGGCGTGAAGGTGCGCCAGATGATGGCCGGGGGAAGCCCCTGA
- a CDS encoding site-2 protease family protein: MESATVRPAPRLWLHLLLFVLTVGTTSFTFDNAFPSGPLPDAERLTHALAFSAALLAILGAHEMGHYVLARLHGVDASLPYFIPLPYLGIGTLGAVIRIRGRIPTRDALVDIGAAGPLAGLVVALPLLVWGLAHSEWVDAPPASGLSFPGDTSLWNIGRHAGEWALVKLSLLAPPLEEPRLFGYQAIIFSDSLLMRGLKWLVLGGLPAGRDIQEHPVVIAGWFGLLVTLLNLMPVGQFDGGHLAYALWGRHARRVGQAMALVLLFLTLFYTVTWAVWLLVATKLVGFGHPEVTRPSEPLGLGRKLVCGLCFLALAGCAMPVPIRMVIW, from the coding sequence ATGGAGAGCGCCACCGTTCGTCCCGCCCCCCGTCTCTGGCTGCACCTGCTGCTCTTCGTGCTGACCGTGGGGACGACGTCCTTCACCTTCGACAACGCGTTTCCCAGTGGACCCCTGCCGGACGCCGAGCGGCTCACCCATGCGCTCGCCTTCAGCGCGGCGCTGCTCGCCATCCTCGGCGCGCACGAGATGGGGCACTACGTGCTCGCGCGCCTGCACGGGGTGGATGCGTCACTGCCCTACTTCATTCCGCTGCCCTACCTGGGTATCGGCACGCTGGGCGCGGTCATCCGCATCCGCGGCCGCATCCCCACCCGCGACGCGTTGGTGGACATCGGGGCCGCGGGGCCGCTCGCGGGGCTGGTGGTGGCGCTGCCCCTGCTCGTGTGGGGCCTGGCCCATTCCGAGTGGGTCGACGCACCTCCCGCCTCGGGCCTGTCCTTCCCGGGAGACACCTCCCTGTGGAACATCGGGCGGCATGCGGGGGAGTGGGCCCTGGTGAAGTTGTCCCTCCTGGCGCCTCCCCTGGAGGAGCCCCGGCTCTTCGGCTACCAGGCCATCATCTTCAGTGACAGCCTGCTCATGCGAGGCCTCAAGTGGCTGGTGCTGGGCGGCCTTCCGGCGGGCAGGGACATCCAGGAGCACCCCGTGGTCATCGCCGGCTGGTTCGGCCTGCTGGTGACGCTGCTCAACCTCATGCCCGTGGGCCAGTTCGATGGTGGACATCTGGCGTACGCCCTGTGGGGGCGGCACGCTCGCCGGGTCGGCCAGGCCATGGCCCTGGTGCTGCTTTTCCTCACCCTCTTCTACACCGTCACCTGGGCCGTCTGGTTGCTGGTGGCCACCAAGCTGGTGGGCTTCGGCCACCCGGAGGTCACCCGGCCATCCGAGCCATTGGGACTCGGGCGAAAGCTGGTATGCGGGCTATGCTTCCTCGCCTTGGCGGGGTGTGCCATGCCCGTGCCCATCCGAATGGTGATCTGGTGA
- a CDS encoding HAD family hydrolase produces the protein MVQNVIFDVDGTLVDSVDEHAEAWRRAFLEFGRDVPFAHVRSQIGKGADQLMPVFFSEDELEKFGKELEDYRAALFQREFMPKLRPFPQVRELFQRLRQDGVRLALASSAKDEELERYIRLCRIEGLTEAETAKDDAARSKPHPDIFDAAMERLGRPEPHTVVVVGDTPFDALAAGKLGLMSVGLRCGGFSEEDLRTAGCRAIYQDPAHLLAQYEASRDTWPWTAESLASKDEESR, from the coding sequence CTGGTGCAGAACGTCATCTTCGATGTGGACGGAACGTTGGTGGACTCCGTGGACGAGCACGCCGAGGCCTGGAGGCGCGCCTTCCTGGAATTCGGCCGGGACGTGCCCTTCGCCCACGTGCGCAGCCAGATCGGCAAGGGCGCGGATCAACTGATGCCCGTCTTCTTCTCCGAGGACGAGCTGGAGAAGTTCGGCAAGGAGCTGGAGGACTACCGCGCCGCGCTCTTCCAACGGGAATTCATGCCCAAGCTGCGTCCCTTCCCGCAGGTGCGCGAGCTGTTCCAGCGGCTGCGCCAGGACGGCGTGCGCCTCGCCCTGGCCTCGAGCGCCAAGGACGAGGAGCTGGAGCGCTACATCCGCCTGTGCCGCATCGAGGGGCTGACGGAGGCCGAGACGGCCAAGGATGACGCCGCGAGGTCCAAGCCCCATCCCGACATCTTCGACGCGGCGATGGAGCGGCTGGGCCGGCCCGAGCCGCACACGGTCGTCGTGGTGGGGGACACCCCCTTCGACGCCCTGGCCGCGGGCAAGCTCGGGCTGATGAGCGTGGGGCTGCGCTGCGGCGGCTTCTCCGAGGAGGATCTGCGCACCGCGGGCTGCCGCGCCATCTACCAGGATCCCGCGCACCTGCTGGCCCAGTACGAGGCCTCGCGCGACACGTGGCCGTGGACGGCGGAATCGCTGGCCTCCAAGGACGAGGAGTCGCGCTGA
- a CDS encoding lipid kinase: MNSEPISDIALLATPERTALDEGPALLLLNPNSRMGAEALPATLEALETRGVPLLESHAVTDHAHMDRLLREAVDSGVRRFLIGGGDGTLNHALKHLLGHDVTLGVLPLGTGNDFARSLGIEPTLEAACDAIAAGCTVRVDVGLANGRPFLNAVSLGLASAIARRLTPELKRRVGKLAYPVAAFAELWEHQPFRVRLVTDHEQLELDVLQLVVGNGRYHGAGNMVTPSATLDDELLDAYTIVAPSHEAGREGTGLGHMQDLSTLARVAMTLRSGEHLSHPAVRAVSGSHIYVEATPPQDVNADGEMIGQTPVRFEIRPGALRVYAPAHPPPDA, from the coding sequence ATGAACAGCGAGCCCATCTCCGACATCGCGCTTCTCGCGACTCCCGAACGAACCGCGCTCGACGAAGGCCCGGCGCTCCTGCTGCTCAACCCCAACTCACGCATGGGCGCCGAGGCCCTGCCCGCCACGCTCGAGGCCCTCGAGACCCGGGGCGTTCCCCTCCTCGAGAGCCACGCCGTCACCGACCACGCGCACATGGACCGCCTGCTGCGCGAGGCCGTCGACAGCGGCGTGCGGCGCTTCCTCATCGGCGGCGGGGATGGAACGCTCAACCACGCCCTCAAGCACCTGCTCGGCCATGACGTGACGCTGGGCGTGCTGCCCCTGGGCACCGGCAACGACTTCGCGCGCTCGCTCGGCATCGAGCCCACGCTGGAGGCCGCCTGTGACGCCATCGCCGCCGGGTGCACCGTGCGCGTGGACGTGGGGCTCGCCAACGGCCGGCCCTTCCTCAACGCGGTGAGCCTGGGACTGGCCTCCGCCATCGCCCGACGGCTCACGCCCGAGCTCAAACGCCGGGTGGGCAAGCTCGCCTACCCCGTGGCCGCCTTCGCCGAACTCTGGGAACACCAGCCCTTCCGCGTGCGCCTGGTGACCGACCACGAGCAGCTGGAGCTGGACGTGCTCCAGCTCGTGGTGGGCAACGGCCGCTACCACGGCGCGGGCAACATGGTGACGCCCAGCGCCACGCTCGATGATGAGCTGCTGGACGCCTACACCATCGTCGCGCCCTCCCACGAAGCCGGACGCGAGGGCACGGGGCTCGGCCACATGCAGGACCTGTCCACCCTGGCGCGCGTGGCCATGACGCTGCGCTCGGGCGAGCACCTGAGCCATCCGGCCGTCAGGGCGGTGAGCGGCTCCCATATCTATGTGGAGGCCACGCCGCCCCAGGACGTCAACGCGGACGGCGAAATGATCGGCCAGACCCCGGTGCGCTTCGAGATCCGCCCCGGCGCCCTGCGCGTCTACGCCCCGGCGCATCCGCCTCCGGACGCCTGA
- the hrcA gene encoding heat-inducible transcriptional repressor HrcA, protein MSEELGDREKEVLRAVVQEYISTGGPVGSHHLARKPEFDVSSATLRNVLADLEELGFLEKPHTSAGRVPTDRGYRFYVDTLVRLKDPGPRDRELIHAGLAHEGGMDELLSEASRLLHALSRHAGVVVTPRPDAAVFHRIEFVRLREDRVLAILVGQNGQVQNKLLSVDFPVTSDELLKASNYLSELLHEVTLEEARERIRNELDHEQALYNALTSKALKLGAAATDLQTGERVLIEGTGSFFEQPEFADVERMRALFKALGEKHKLLSLLDRVQRAREMQIFIGTESDFSSAGDVTVIASPYGSREQVLGTVGVIGPTRMNYQRIIPLVNFTAQALSLALDKV, encoded by the coding sequence ATGTCCGAGGAGCTGGGTGATCGGGAAAAGGAAGTCCTCCGCGCCGTCGTGCAGGAGTACATCTCCACGGGCGGCCCCGTCGGGAGCCACCACCTCGCGCGCAAGCCCGAGTTCGATGTGTCCTCGGCCACGTTGCGCAACGTGCTCGCGGACCTGGAGGAGCTGGGCTTCCTCGAGAAGCCGCACACCTCCGCGGGCCGCGTCCCCACGGATCGGGGCTACCGCTTCTACGTGGACACGCTGGTGCGCTTGAAGGACCCGGGGCCGCGGGACCGGGAGCTCATCCACGCGGGGCTCGCGCACGAGGGCGGAATGGATGAGCTGTTGAGCGAGGCCTCGCGCCTGTTGCACGCGCTCAGCCGCCATGCGGGCGTCGTCGTCACGCCGCGTCCGGACGCCGCCGTGTTCCACCGCATCGAGTTCGTGCGGCTGCGCGAGGACCGGGTGCTCGCCATCCTGGTGGGGCAGAACGGCCAGGTGCAGAACAAGCTCCTGTCCGTGGATTTCCCCGTCACCTCCGACGAGCTGCTCAAGGCGAGCAACTACCTGTCCGAGCTGTTGCACGAGGTGACGCTGGAGGAGGCACGCGAGCGCATCCGCAACGAGCTGGACCACGAGCAGGCGCTCTACAACGCGCTGACGTCCAAGGCGCTCAAGCTGGGCGCGGCGGCCACGGACCTCCAGACGGGCGAGCGCGTGCTCATCGAGGGCACGGGCTCGTTCTTCGAGCAGCCCGAGTTCGCCGACGTGGAGCGCATGCGCGCGCTCTTCAAGGCGCTCGGGGAGAAGCACAAGCTCTTGTCCCTGTTGGACCGGGTGCAGCGCGCGCGAGAGATGCAGATCTTCATCGGCACCGAGAGCGACTTCTCCTCGGCGGGCGACGTGACGGTCATCGCGAGCCCCTATGGCAGCCGCGAGCAGGTGCTGGGCACCGTGGGCGTCATCGGGCCCACGCGGATGAACTACCAGCGCATCATCCCGCTGGTGAACTTCACCGCCCAGGCGCTCTCGCTGGCGCTCGACAAGGTCTGA
- the yedA gene encoding drug/metabolite exporter YedA: protein MSSPSSPMPPPAAQPTAGATLPDPRRAQLIFSLFALYVIWGSTYLAIHFALEGGFPPLVLAGVRYGLAGAVLYAFLRLRGHANPSARQWLGGAVLGLLLLTLGNGSVVVAQQWVPSGVAALVVGSVPLWAALFSGLLGQWPGRAERWGLAIGFCGLIVLNLGSDLRGNSWATFALLLAPVSWAFGSVWSRRLPQAPGLMSSATQMLCASVLFFLGSMVKGEHLAALPTPRALLALGYLITFGSLVAFSAYGFLLRNTRPSLAMSYAYVNPVVAVLLGVALAGESMSPTGMVAMGAILGSVVLLTRARG from the coding sequence TTGTCCTCCCCTTCCAGTCCCATGCCTCCCCCCGCCGCCCAGCCCACCGCGGGCGCGACGCTCCCCGACCCCCGCCGCGCGCAGCTGATCTTCAGCCTCTTCGCGCTGTACGTCATCTGGGGCTCCACGTACCTGGCCATCCATTTCGCGCTCGAGGGCGGCTTCCCGCCCCTGGTGTTGGCGGGGGTGCGCTACGGGCTCGCGGGGGCGGTGCTGTACGCCTTCCTTCGGCTGCGCGGGCACGCGAACCCGAGCGCCCGGCAATGGCTGGGAGGCGCGGTGCTGGGGCTGCTGCTGCTCACGCTGGGCAATGGCTCGGTGGTGGTGGCCCAGCAATGGGTGCCCTCGGGGGTGGCGGCGCTGGTGGTGGGCAGCGTGCCCCTGTGGGCGGCGCTCTTCAGCGGATTGCTCGGACAGTGGCCCGGCCGCGCCGAGCGCTGGGGCCTGGCCATCGGCTTCTGCGGCCTCATCGTGCTCAACCTCGGCAGTGACCTGCGCGGCAACTCCTGGGCGACGTTCGCCCTGTTGCTCGCGCCGGTGAGCTGGGCCTTCGGCTCCGTCTGGTCGCGCCGCCTGCCCCAGGCCCCGGGGCTCATGTCCAGCGCCACGCAGATGCTGTGCGCGAGCGTGCTGTTCTTCCTGGGCAGCATGGTGAAGGGCGAGCACCTGGCGGCGCTGCCCACGCCGCGCGCCCTGCTCGCCCTCGGCTACCTCATCACCTTCGGCTCGCTCGTGGCGTTCAGCGCCTATGGCTTCCTGCTGCGCAACACGCGGCCCTCGCTCGCCATGAGCTACGCCTACGTCAACCCGGTGGTGGCCGTGCTGCTGGGCGTGGCGCTCGCGGGCGAGTCCATGAGCCCCACGGGAATGGTCGCCATGGGCGCCATCCTCGGCTCCGTGGTGCTGCTCACGCGCGCCCGGGGCTGA
- a CDS encoding RCC1 domain-containing protein, protein MRKGLSSWCALLLSLLGSLAWAQPPEDFEADDLELNRHTRSRQTLAAGRSHSLAVAEDGTVWAWGVNIDGELGDGTTLMRTTPIQVPQLSGIISVAAGNSHSLALGADGRVWVWGYGSNGQLGLGELTWYQYTPTPIPGLTGVVAIAAHSEHSLALRSDGSVWGWGNSNSGQLGTIHWSVTSPVEVPGLPAVTSLATGWSHTLALSRNGTVWAWGSNSQGQLGDGTRTDHVTPAPVPGLTDVVSIAAGYDYSLAVRRQGTVSAWGYGRAGSLGIGEGAPEVQTVPVPIPALTHVRALSARGMSALALRRDGSVWGWGDNNNYQLAHPALGLQFTPVPVNAPGGVVEISSGNQHGLARLRNGSVWAWGNDNQGAVGKGAALRLDPVSLSGIQGVVTSAIGDSHILALRQDGSVWSWGTDLPGLGQLGNTTQPASAQPTPVPGLTDAVDVAVENTSSFAVRADGSVWAWGDNRGGYLGDGTNVSRSTPQPVPGLTNIVAAAAGHSYALALNGDGRVWAWGSNDFGQLGDGTTTRRLSPILIPNLSDVVAISAATNFSLALTSDGRVWAWGINDFGQLGDGTTTRRLSPILIPNLSDVVAIRAGTYHALALRADGTLWGWGLNRSGQIDPSVPKEVSRVTPVPITGMTQVVGLGIGQFHSVALRSDGTVSAWGGNRMGIMGQGTQSETNTRPPPAPIPGLTGVVSLSSGPDTIQVTLADGSVLAWGSNVRSLIGDGKPVMSPIPTRALPPRHHMPH, encoded by the coding sequence ATGCGAAAAGGACTGAGTTCCTGGTGCGCCTTATTGCTCTCACTCCTGGGCTCCCTGGCCTGGGCACAACCTCCGGAGGATTTCGAGGCGGATGACCTCGAGTTGAATAGACATACGCGCTCCCGGCAGACGCTCGCGGCGGGGCGCAGCCATTCCCTGGCGGTGGCCGAGGATGGGACTGTCTGGGCCTGGGGGGTGAACATCGATGGCGAACTGGGAGATGGAACCACCCTGATGCGCACCACGCCCATCCAGGTGCCCCAACTCTCGGGAATCATCTCCGTGGCAGCGGGCAACTCCCATAGCCTGGCACTGGGCGCGGATGGCCGCGTCTGGGTCTGGGGATATGGCAGCAATGGTCAACTGGGATTGGGCGAGCTCACATGGTATCAATATACCCCCACGCCCATCCCAGGGCTCACCGGCGTAGTCGCCATCGCCGCCCACAGTGAGCACTCGCTGGCCTTGCGCTCGGATGGCAGCGTGTGGGGATGGGGAAACAGCAACTCTGGTCAACTCGGCACCATTCACTGGAGCGTCACGTCTCCCGTTGAAGTCCCGGGCCTGCCCGCCGTGACGTCTCTTGCGACCGGATGGAGTCACACCCTCGCGTTGAGCCGGAACGGTACGGTGTGGGCCTGGGGCTCGAATTCGCAGGGACAATTGGGCGACGGAACCCGCACGGATCATGTGACGCCCGCGCCCGTGCCCGGGCTCACGGACGTCGTATCCATCGCGGCCGGATATGATTACTCCCTGGCAGTGCGGCGCCAGGGTACCGTGTCGGCCTGGGGCTACGGCCGGGCGGGCTCACTCGGCATCGGCGAGGGAGCACCAGAAGTCCAGACCGTGCCCGTTCCCATTCCCGCGCTCACGCACGTGCGCGCCCTCTCGGCGCGCGGTATGTCGGCCCTCGCTCTCCGGCGGGATGGATCGGTCTGGGGCTGGGGTGACAATAACAACTATCAACTCGCCCATCCCGCTCTCGGCCTCCAATTCACTCCCGTTCCGGTGAATGCGCCCGGCGGCGTCGTGGAAATTTCGAGCGGTAACCAGCACGGACTGGCCCGCCTCCGGAATGGCTCGGTCTGGGCATGGGGCAATGACAACCAGGGAGCGGTGGGGAAAGGCGCCGCGCTCCGACTCGATCCCGTGAGCCTGTCTGGCATCCAGGGCGTGGTGACCTCCGCCATCGGCGACAGTCACATCCTGGCGCTCCGACAGGACGGCTCGGTGTGGTCATGGGGTACCGATCTCCCAGGATTGGGACAACTGGGGAACACCACACAGCCGGCCAGTGCACAACCCACCCCCGTGCCGGGCCTGACGGATGCCGTGGACGTGGCCGTGGAGAACACGAGCTCCTTCGCCGTGCGCGCGGATGGTTCCGTCTGGGCCTGGGGAGACAACCGCGGCGGGTATCTCGGAGACGGGACGAACGTTTCCCGCAGCACTCCCCAGCCCGTGCCGGGCCTGACGAACATCGTGGCCGCGGCGGCCGGTCACTCCTATGCCCTGGCCTTGAACGGCGACGGCCGGGTGTGGGCCTGGGGCTCCAACGACTTCGGTCAACTCGGGGATGGAACCACCACCCGACGCCTCTCCCCCATCCTCATCCCGAACCTGTCGGACGTCGTGGCGATCTCCGCCGCAACCAACTTCTCGCTCGCCCTCACGAGCGATGGCCGGGTGTGGGCCTGGGGCATCAACGACTTCGGTCAACTCGGGGATGGAACCACCACCCGACGCCTCTCCCCCATCCTCATCCCGAACCTGTCGGACGTCGTGGCCATACGGGCAGGCACCTACCATGCGCTGGCACTGCGCGCGGATGGAACCCTCTGGGGCTGGGGGCTGAACCGGAGCGGCCAGATCGACCCTTCCGTTCCGAAGGAGGTCTCCCGCGTCACGCCCGTCCCCATCACCGGGATGACCCAGGTCGTCGGACTCGGGATTGGCCAGTTCCACTCCGTGGCCTTGCGCAGCGATGGCACCGTCTCGGCCTGGGGCGGCAACCGCATGGGAATCATGGGCCAAGGCACGCAGAGCGAAACGAACACGCGCCCTCCACCCGCCCCCATCCCTGGTCTGACCGGTGTGGTCTCCCTTTCGTCCGGTCCGGACACCATCCAGGTGACGCTCGCGGACGGCTCGGTCCTCGCCTGGGGGAGCAATGTCAGGTCACTCATTGGAGACGGCAAGCCCGTGATGAGCCCCATTCCCACGCGCGCCCTGCCTCCCCGCCATCACATGCCCCACTGA